From the genome of Thermoplasmata archaeon, one region includes:
- a CDS encoding sodium-translocating pyrophosphatase, with protein MGLSTTQLELLVLLAALVALGYAGLQTALVLREDEGDERMREIAAAIREGAIAFLRREYTVVLVVAAVLAVVIALAFGVTGEGARLATGFVFGVAGSAAAGAVGMVVSIRANVRTAAHARKGSLPATMAFAFRGGSVTGLSVAGLALLELVVFFWAFGGNVLDMVGLLFGASLMSLFARVGGGIYTKGADVGTDLVGKVEAGIPEDDPRNPGVIADNVGDNVGDCAGMAADLFETYVVTAMAAMLLAYLVGAPSVYPLLLALFPNAVLFPLLVCAWAIVATIVGTLFVRMRASGGTIMGALYQGLGATTALGLVGLYLLDYYFMNGSLGVFVATAVGLVVMILIVIITDYYTSASYRPVHQIAEASQAGAGPTVISGLSVGLQSAWMPGLVVVAGTLIAYLAAGWTGSSSAPNAYLGLYGIALAAASMLSVTGMIISIDAFGPITDNAGGIAEMANLPAQARAITDPLDAVGNTTKAITKGYAIGSAVLAALALFAAYTFAAASNWGQPWGAFTSLLTLSTPLVVAGLVIGAVLPFFFTSFLMNAVGIAAERMVFEIRRQFKEIAGLLDGKAKPEYGRCVDIVTVTAIRQLAVPALIAVVTPLAVGFLLGPVALAGLLLGTIISGFPLALMMTTGGAAWDNGKKYIESGHFGGKHSDAHKAAVVGDTVGDATKDTAGPAINPLIKVVNTISILFIAIIVAHSVIGI; from the coding sequence ATGGGTCTTTCCACGACGCAGCTCGAGCTCTTGGTACTGCTCGCGGCGCTCGTCGCCCTCGGCTACGCCGGTCTTCAGACCGCGCTCGTCCTGCGAGAGGACGAGGGCGACGAACGGATGCGCGAGATCGCCGCGGCGATCCGCGAGGGCGCGATCGCCTTCCTGCGGCGCGAGTACACGGTCGTCCTCGTGGTCGCGGCGGTCCTCGCCGTCGTGATCGCGCTCGCCTTCGGCGTCACCGGCGAGGGCGCGCGCCTCGCCACGGGCTTCGTCTTCGGGGTGGCGGGAAGCGCCGCCGCCGGAGCCGTCGGGATGGTCGTGAGCATCCGGGCCAACGTGCGCACCGCCGCGCACGCCCGCAAGGGAAGTCTGCCGGCGACGATGGCGTTCGCCTTCCGTGGCGGCAGCGTCACGGGACTGTCGGTGGCGGGGCTCGCGCTCCTCGAGCTCGTCGTCTTCTTCTGGGCCTTCGGGGGCAACGTCCTCGACATGGTCGGACTCCTCTTCGGCGCCTCCCTCATGAGCCTGTTCGCGCGCGTCGGGGGCGGCATCTACACCAAGGGCGCGGACGTGGGGACCGACCTCGTCGGGAAGGTCGAGGCCGGGATCCCGGAGGACGATCCGCGCAACCCGGGGGTCATCGCGGACAATGTCGGCGACAACGTCGGCGACTGCGCCGGGATGGCCGCCGATCTGTTCGAGACGTACGTCGTGACCGCGATGGCGGCGATGCTGCTCGCCTACCTCGTGGGCGCACCCTCCGTCTATCCGCTCCTCCTCGCGCTCTTCCCGAACGCCGTGCTGTTCCCGCTCCTCGTCTGCGCCTGGGCGATCGTCGCCACGATCGTCGGGACCCTGTTCGTGCGGATGCGGGCGAGCGGCGGCACGATCATGGGCGCGCTCTACCAGGGGCTCGGCGCGACGACCGCCCTCGGTCTCGTCGGCCTCTACCTGCTCGACTACTACTTCATGAACGGGAGCCTCGGCGTCTTCGTTGCGACCGCCGTGGGGCTCGTGGTGATGATCCTGATCGTGATCATCACGGACTACTACACGAGCGCGAGCTACCGGCCCGTCCACCAGATCGCCGAGGCCTCTCAGGCCGGGGCGGGGCCGACGGTGATCAGCGGCCTCTCCGTCGGGCTCCAGTCGGCCTGGATGCCCGGGCTCGTCGTCGTGGCCGGCACGCTGATCGCCTACCTCGCGGCGGGCTGGACGGGCAGCTCGAGCGCCCCCAACGCCTACCTCGGGCTCTACGGGATCGCGCTCGCCGCCGCCAGCATGCTCAGCGTCACGGGCATGATCATCTCGATCGATGCGTTCGGGCCGATCACCGACAACGCGGGCGGGATCGCCGAGATGGCGAACCTTCCGGCGCAGGCGCGGGCGATCACCGACCCCCTCGACGCCGTCGGGAACACGACGAAGGCGATCACCAAGGGGTACGCGATCGGCTCCGCGGTGCTCGCGGCCCTCGCGCTCTTCGCGGCGTACACGTTCGCGGCGGCCTCCAACTGGGGCCAGCCCTGGGGCGCGTTCACGTCGCTGTTGACCCTGAGCACCCCCCTCGTCGTCGCGGGGCTCGTGATCGGCGCCGTGCTGCCGTTCTTTTTCACCTCGTTCCTGATGAACGCGGTGGGGATCGCCGCGGAGCGGATGGTCTTCGAGATCCGCCGGCAGTTCAAGGAGATCGCGGGACTCCTCGACGGCAAGGCGAAGCCGGAGTACGGCCGGTGCGTCGACATCGTCACGGTCACCGCGATCCGTCAGCTCGCGGTGCCGGCCCTGATCGCAGTGGTCACCCCACTGGCGGTCGGCTTCCTGCTCGGTCCGGTCGCGCTCGCGGGCCTGTTGCTCGGCACGATCATCTCGGGCTTCCCGCTCGCGCTCATGATGACGACCGGGGGGGCCGCCTGGGACAACGGTAAGAAGTACATCGAGAGCGGACACTTCGGCGGCAAGCACTCGGACGCGCACAAGGCGGCGGTCGTCGGCGACACGGTGGGGGACGCGACCAAGGACACCGCGGGTCCGGCCATCAACCCGTTGATCAAGGTCGTCAACACGATCTCGATCCTGTTCATCGCGATCATCGTCGCCCACTCCGTCATCGGGATCTAG
- a CDS encoding SDR family NAD(P)-dependent oxidoreductase, whose translation MFDLSGRVVLVTGASRGIGRAIALELARAGAEIVVHYRVNRTAAEAVRAEISRLGVESLSVAGDVSDWEAAGHLVAAAGGWRDRLDGVVTSAGVFRGDASDSVGAKEFETVVRTDLQGTFRVVQAALPYLRRSVRPAVVTVSSALGSHAGVGAVAYQASKAGVEQLTRALAIELAPRIRVNGVAPGFIRTDMNRAAHRDASMRAQVVKATPLARWGEPEDVAPVVRFLLSLEADWVTGAVLGVDGGVPLR comes from the coding sequence GTGTTCGACCTTTCGGGGCGCGTCGTCCTCGTCACCGGCGCCTCGCGGGGGATCGGTCGGGCGATCGCGCTCGAGCTCGCGCGCGCCGGCGCCGAGATCGTCGTCCACTACCGGGTGAACCGGACCGCCGCCGAGGCCGTCCGCGCCGAGATCTCCCGACTGGGCGTGGAGTCGCTCTCGGTCGCCGGTGATGTCTCCGACTGGGAAGCGGCGGGCCATCTCGTCGCCGCCGCCGGCGGATGGCGGGATCGGCTCGACGGGGTCGTCACGAGCGCCGGCGTGTTCCGGGGGGACGCGTCGGACTCGGTCGGCGCCAAGGAGTTCGAGACCGTGGTGCGAACGGACCTCCAGGGCACGTTCCGGGTGGTACAGGCCGCGCTCCCGTACCTCCGGCGCAGCGTGCGGCCCGCGGTGGTCACGGTCTCCTCGGCGTTGGGCTCGCACGCGGGAGTCGGGGCGGTCGCCTACCAGGCGTCGAAGGCCGGCGTCGAGCAACTCACCCGAGCCCTGGCGATCGAGCTCGCGCCGCGGATCCGGGTGAACGGCGTCGCCCCCGGTTTCATCCGGACGGACATGAACCGCGCGGCGCACCGCGACGCCTCGATGCGGGCGCAGGTCGTGAAAGCGACCCCGCTCGCGCGCTGGGGCGAGCCCGAGGACGTGGCGCCGGTGGTCCGCTTCCTGCTGAGCCTGGAGGCGGACTGGGTGACGGGCGCCGTCCTCGGCGTCGACGGCGGAGTCCCGCTGCGATGA
- a CDS encoding glucose 1-dehydrogenase — MSEPPLLAGKVALVTGGSRGIGRAITVALAGEGADVAFSYRQDARAAREVATLVERLGRRAIAVASDAAVPEHAEDLVERTRSELGPIDVAVANAGIASSSGWENVAAEHWRELLATDLIGPYALVDAVRSRMGPDGGSIVMMSSIAGLTGFPGEMVYAAAKAGLLSLTRTLALALAPRIRVNAVAPGWVRTDLNASLHSDPRANEAIVRRIPRGRWGEPEDVAAAVVFLASAGARFMTGETLVVDGGNSIRSSAAGL; from the coding sequence ATGAGCGAGCCACCGCTGCTCGCCGGCAAGGTCGCTCTCGTCACCGGGGGCTCGCGAGGGATCGGGCGGGCGATCACGGTCGCGCTCGCCGGCGAGGGAGCCGACGTCGCGTTCTCGTACCGGCAGGACGCGCGCGCGGCGCGCGAGGTCGCGACCCTGGTCGAGCGGCTCGGTCGGCGCGCGATAGCCGTCGCGAGCGACGCGGCGGTGCCGGAGCACGCGGAGGACCTCGTCGAGCGGACGCGGTCCGAGCTTGGGCCGATCGACGTGGCCGTCGCGAACGCGGGGATCGCCTCGAGCTCCGGCTGGGAGAACGTGGCCGCCGAGCACTGGCGGGAGCTCCTCGCCACCGACCTCATCGGTCCGTACGCGCTGGTGGACGCCGTCCGGAGCCGGATGGGCCCGGACGGCGGGTCGATCGTGATGATGTCGTCGATCGCGGGCCTCACCGGGTTTCCCGGCGAGATGGTCTACGCCGCGGCCAAGGCGGGGTTGCTGTCGCTGACACGGACCCTCGCGCTCGCGCTCGCCCCGCGGATCCGGGTGAACGCCGTGGCGCCGGGCTGGGTGCGGACCGACCTCAACGCCTCGCTCCACTCCGACCCGAGGGCCAACGAGGCCATCGTCCGCCGGATCCCGCGCGGCCGATGGGGCGAGCCGGAGGACGTCGCCGCGGCCGTGGTGTTCCTCGCTTCGGCCGGCGCGCGGTTCATGACGGGCGAGACGCTGGTCGTGGACGGTGGGAATTCGATCCGGAGCTCCGCCGCGGGGCTCTGA
- a CDS encoding metallophosphoesterase: protein MAGDRFVFAHLADAHVGAWPRDPAVRAALRASVLRALEVVRERDAAFLLISGDLFHVPVPDPGEVAPVAAALRELVDEGRRVYAIYGSHDYVAHRTSWLDVLAEAGVFVKVAPEAVRAEGTRWTLPFHIDAPTGARIAGISGRSHGLDRDYFRAVDSEAFRAEPGFKIFQFHAAVEEYLPASLREHVRGIRRDDLPAGCDYYAGGHIHFTYSGAGPEGGLLVNPGAVFGTSRTDLEHAAGGRTHQGVAIVTVDRGEPSVEFVDTAPRDAIRLVEVDVSGRTAAEAHAAVADRIRAADDRPGALVFTKLTGTLADGTIAGLGLGQVARAEAKSAASVVWDLSELEVPRPDGDRPAGETEVESSEIDRLIAESPADWWEAGEPARAIRELVRELGISKSDGESRIDYESARLAGARRLLGLPGEPAA, encoded by the coding sequence ATGGCGGGGGACCGGTTCGTCTTCGCGCACCTCGCGGACGCCCACGTCGGCGCATGGCCGAGGGATCCGGCCGTGCGGGCCGCCCTGCGCGCGAGCGTGCTGCGGGCGCTCGAGGTCGTCCGGGAGCGCGACGCGGCGTTCCTGCTGATCTCGGGGGACCTGTTCCACGTCCCGGTGCCCGACCCCGGCGAGGTCGCCCCGGTGGCGGCCGCGCTGCGCGAGCTGGTCGACGAGGGCCGACGCGTGTACGCGATCTACGGTTCCCACGACTACGTCGCCCACCGGACGAGCTGGCTCGACGTGCTCGCCGAGGCCGGGGTCTTCGTCAAGGTGGCGCCCGAGGCCGTGCGCGCAGAGGGCACCCGCTGGACGCTCCCGTTCCACATCGACGCGCCGACCGGCGCGCGCATCGCCGGCATCTCGGGGCGCTCGCACGGCCTCGACCGAGACTACTTCCGGGCCGTAGACTCCGAGGCGTTCCGGGCCGAGCCCGGCTTCAAGATCTTCCAGTTCCACGCCGCGGTCGAGGAGTACCTGCCGGCATCGCTGCGCGAGCACGTGCGCGGCATCCGACGGGACGACCTCCCCGCGGGATGCGACTACTACGCGGGCGGGCACATCCATTTCACCTATTCCGGTGCCGGTCCGGAGGGCGGGCTGCTCGTGAACCCGGGCGCGGTCTTCGGGACGAGCCGCACCGACCTCGAGCACGCGGCCGGGGGACGGACCCACCAGGGCGTCGCGATCGTCACGGTCGACCGGGGGGAGCCGTCCGTCGAGTTCGTCGACACGGCCCCCCGCGACGCGATCCGCCTGGTCGAGGTCGACGTGAGCGGACGCACGGCGGCCGAGGCTCACGCGGCGGTCGCCGACCGGATCCGGGCGGCCGACGATCGACCCGGCGCCCTGGTCTTCACCAAGCTGACGGGCACGCTGGCGGACGGCACGATCGCGGGGCTCGGCCTCGGGCAGGTCGCCCGCGCCGAGGCGAAGTCGGCCGCGAGCGTGGTGTGGGACCTGAGCGAGCTCGAGGTGCCCCGGCCCGACGGCGACCGCCCGGCGGGCGAGACCGAGGTCGAATCATCGGAGATCGACCGGCTGATCGCCGAGTCTCCCGCCGACTGGTGGGAGGCGGGCGAGCCGGCGCGGGCGATCCGGGAGCTCGTGCGCGAGCTCGGGATCTCGAAGTCCGACGGGGAATCGCGGATCGATTACGAGAGCGCTCGGCTCGCCGGCGCGCGGCGCCTGCTCGGGCTGCCCGGCGAACCCGCTGCCTAG
- a CDS encoding SMC family ATPase encodes MRLRHLSVRNLRSYVSGAVDFADGTTLISGDVGSGKTSLLYAIEMALFGTSEVDAAFLVRHGAAHAEVAVAFEDAEHRYAISRRFRRVRRKGKETFEPEAISFSVDGSKTEYSATELRQRVIELLGFPDNPNPQAHSDLWRWAVYVPQERMRDILAAKPQERLETVRKALGVERYRIAAENAQLVAADLRRTATHRGAEADRLRHHDDDFATWREEADRRRIERASLDGSIERRAEESANARDHLREAEDRLRGIEADRRELSSLDREDAADRADEDERTRLRGSRSAEIERLAREIETARAAAADLEARRRDARDREEAIRRSREELDRAAPELATLIEARSHLSASRQTRDERRAALDAATHRRAAAIAEVERRVGAGPTHEPPAPTPDSLERLDLRLAEARTREGASLAAETRAESTLREFEELLSAGVCPRCGQAVRASDFESHRTEAAGTATAARSAHALAARERESVEDARRARERYERALEHWHEVERGRAEARRALAREEEAATSAGSDLERAEATVRAATERLAASEPVEPRVAELRGRIETLEKDRANAAREVERAEHALDRLRTDSAAVEALTAERAQIDRESVAAQQRREARQGRIEALRKALQGEEGHRDAARAAETRCREADAALEEDRRALVRVDGRLDEAVRRLAEAERGRSERSRRVAEALSLEARAAWLAGPLRQALLVMERRLLAHAQALLERSLTRYFAALIDDPALVARTDPAFAPEVAIDGAWTPAEALSGGERTSLALAFRLALAEVVRSLGHLNLDTILLDEPTDGFSPEQVIRMGELLDALALPQVVLVSHEDELAGIADRVIRIEKVNGRSRVRSGPSRQNDDPPDDEREPDGPA; translated from the coding sequence GTGCGGCTGCGCCACCTTTCGGTCCGCAACCTGCGCAGCTACGTGTCGGGGGCGGTCGACTTCGCCGACGGTACGACGCTGATCTCGGGGGACGTCGGTTCCGGGAAGACGAGCCTGCTCTACGCGATCGAGATGGCGCTCTTCGGCACCAGCGAGGTCGACGCGGCCTTCCTCGTCCGGCACGGGGCCGCGCACGCCGAGGTCGCGGTCGCCTTCGAGGATGCCGAGCACCGCTACGCGATCTCGCGGCGGTTCCGCCGCGTCCGCCGCAAGGGCAAGGAGACGTTCGAGCCCGAGGCGATCTCGTTCTCGGTCGACGGGTCGAAGACCGAGTACTCCGCGACCGAGCTGCGCCAGCGCGTGATCGAGCTGCTCGGCTTCCCGGACAATCCGAACCCGCAGGCGCACTCGGACCTGTGGCGCTGGGCGGTTTACGTGCCCCAGGAACGCATGCGCGACATCCTGGCCGCCAAGCCGCAAGAGCGTCTCGAGACCGTGCGCAAGGCGCTCGGGGTCGAACGCTACCGCATCGCGGCCGAGAACGCCCAACTCGTCGCCGCCGACCTGCGCCGAACGGCGACGCATCGAGGCGCGGAGGCCGACCGCCTGCGCCACCACGACGACGACTTCGCGACGTGGCGAGAGGAAGCGGACCGGCGCCGGATCGAGAGGGCGAGCCTCGATGGCTCCATCGAGCGGCGGGCCGAGGAGTCCGCCAACGCCCGGGATCACCTCCGCGAGGCCGAGGATCGGCTGCGGGGGATCGAAGCGGACCGCCGGGAGCTCTCGAGCCTGGATCGGGAGGACGCCGCCGATCGCGCCGACGAGGACGAGCGCACCCGGCTGCGGGGGAGCCGATCCGCGGAGATCGAGCGACTCGCTCGAGAGATCGAGACGGCGCGGGCGGCCGCCGCGGACCTCGAGGCCCGGCGCCGCGATGCGCGCGATCGGGAGGAAGCGATCCGGCGGTCGCGCGAGGAGCTCGATCGCGCGGCACCGGAGCTCGCCACGCTGATCGAGGCGCGCTCCCATCTGAGCGCGTCCCGCCAGACCCGGGACGAGCGACGGGCGGCGCTCGACGCGGCGACCCACCGTCGTGCCGCGGCGATCGCCGAGGTCGAGCGACGGGTCGGCGCCGGTCCGACGCACGAGCCACCGGCGCCGACCCCGGATTCCCTCGAGCGGCTCGATCTCCGGCTGGCGGAGGCGCGGACTCGGGAGGGGGCGAGCCTGGCGGCCGAAACGCGCGCCGAGTCGACGCTCCGGGAGTTCGAGGAGCTCCTGAGCGCGGGGGTCTGCCCCCGATGCGGTCAGGCCGTGCGCGCGAGCGACTTCGAGTCCCATCGGACGGAGGCGGCCGGCACGGCGACGGCGGCCCGTTCGGCGCACGCGCTCGCCGCGCGCGAGCGCGAGTCGGTCGAGGACGCGCGTCGCGCCCGCGAGCGCTACGAGCGCGCGCTCGAGCACTGGCACGAGGTCGAACGCGGCCGAGCCGAGGCTCGACGCGCGCTCGCGCGGGAGGAGGAGGCTGCCACCTCGGCGGGGTCGGATCTCGAGCGCGCCGAGGCGACGGTCCGCGCGGCGACCGAGCGCCTGGCCGCGAGCGAGCCGGTGGAGCCCCGCGTGGCGGAGCTGCGGGGTCGGATCGAGACCCTCGAGAAGGATCGGGCGAACGCGGCGCGAGAGGTCGAGCGCGCGGAGCACGCGCTCGATCGGCTGCGCACGGACAGCGCCGCGGTCGAAGCGCTGACCGCGGAGAGGGCCCAGATCGACCGGGAGTCCGTCGCCGCCCAGCAGCGCCGCGAGGCCCGGCAGGGGCGGATCGAGGCGCTGCGGAAGGCCTTGCAGGGGGAGGAGGGACACCGGGACGCGGCCCGGGCGGCCGAGACCCGTTGCCGGGAGGCCGATGCGGCGCTCGAGGAGGACCGGCGGGCCCTCGTCCGGGTCGACGGACGCCTCGACGAGGCGGTCCGGCGGCTGGCCGAGGCCGAGCGCGGCCGGAGCGAGCGTTCTCGGCGGGTCGCGGAGGCGCTGTCGCTCGAGGCGAGAGCCGCGTGGCTCGCCGGCCCGCTGCGCCAGGCGTTGCTCGTGATGGAGCGGCGGCTCCTGGCGCACGCGCAGGCCCTGCTGGAACGCAGCCTGACCCGCTACTTCGCCGCCCTCATCGACGACCCGGCGCTGGTGGCGCGGACCGACCCGGCCTTCGCGCCCGAGGTCGCCATCGACGGCGCCTGGACCCCCGCCGAGGCGCTCAGCGGAGGGGAGCGTACGAGCCTCGCGCTCGCCTTCCGGCTCGCGCTCGCGGAGGTCGTGCGGTCGCTCGGGCACCTGAACCTCGACACGATCCTCCTGGACGAGCCGACGGACGGCTTCTCGCCGGAGCAGGTGATCCGGATGGGGGAGCTGCTCGACGCGCTCGCGCTCCCGCAGGTGGTCCTGGTCTCGCACGAGGACGAGCTCGCGGGGATCGCGGACCGCGTCATCCGGATCGAGAAGGTCAACGGCCGCTCGCGCGTGCGCAGCGGTCCCTCCCGCCAGAACGACGATCCGCCGGACGACGAGCGCGAGCCCGACGGACCGGCGTGA
- a CDS encoding aldo/keto reductase, with the protein MALIDGSATPEGTARFRDRAVGDRHLPPEHFRTAPGDLTLSSIGLGTYIGPPDASTDLAVEQAVAICLTSRRVNVIDTAINYRYQRAERSIGRALAHLIEAGEVDRSEIFVATKSGYFAPDGESRIGPDEWVRKELLDRRVVRPAEIVDDCHAMGARFLADQLERSRRNLGLSTVDLLYLHNGPDAQIPVVGREEFERRLEGAFGFYEEQRAKGRLGAYGLATWDCLRAARTDPRYFSLARAVAIAEKMGGKGHGFRFVQFPFNLAMPEAAALRNQPVGSERLSLFAAARRLGLACFTSVPLFQGQLARAGPKRQGLSSAQTALQFARSVPGTLAPLVGQKTTEHLSENLEVASLAPWDVGAFGELLP; encoded by the coding sequence GTGGCGCTCATCGACGGGAGCGCGACGCCGGAGGGGACCGCGCGGTTCCGGGACCGCGCGGTCGGCGATCGCCACCTCCCGCCCGAGCATTTCCGCACGGCGCCCGGGGATCTGACGCTGAGCTCGATCGGGCTCGGCACGTACATTGGCCCACCCGATGCGTCGACCGATCTCGCCGTCGAGCAGGCGGTCGCGATCTGCCTCACGTCGCGCCGGGTGAACGTGATCGACACGGCGATCAACTACCGGTACCAGCGCGCCGAGCGCAGCATCGGCCGCGCGCTCGCCCACCTGATCGAGGCGGGGGAGGTGGACCGCTCGGAGATCTTCGTGGCGACCAAGAGCGGGTACTTCGCACCGGACGGCGAGTCGAGGATCGGACCGGACGAGTGGGTCCGCAAGGAGCTGCTCGACCGCCGCGTCGTGCGCCCGGCGGAGATCGTTGACGACTGTCATGCGATGGGCGCGCGCTTCCTGGCGGACCAGCTCGAGCGCAGTCGCCGGAACCTCGGGCTCTCGACGGTCGACCTGCTCTACCTGCACAACGGGCCGGACGCCCAGATCCCCGTCGTCGGCCGCGAGGAGTTCGAGCGCCGGCTCGAAGGGGCGTTCGGCTTCTACGAGGAGCAGCGGGCGAAGGGACGTCTGGGGGCCTACGGCCTCGCGACGTGGGACTGTCTGCGGGCGGCCCGCACCGACCCCCGCTACTTCTCGCTCGCCCGGGCCGTCGCGATCGCCGAGAAGATGGGAGGGAAGGGCCACGGGTTCCGCTTCGTCCAGTTCCCGTTCAACCTCGCCATGCCGGAGGCCGCGGCCCTGCGCAACCAGCCGGTCGGCAGCGAGCGACTCTCGCTGTTCGCCGCGGCCCGCCGCCTCGGCCTCGCCTGCTTCACCAGCGTCCCGCTCTTCCAGGGACAGCTCGCGCGGGCCGGCCCCAAGCGCCAGGGACTCTCCTCGGCGCAGACCGCGCTCCAGTTCGCCCGATCGGTGCCCGGAACGCTCGCCCCCCTCGTCGGGCAGAAGACGACCGAGCACCTGTCGGAGAACCTCGAGGTCGCCTCGCTCGCGCCCTGGGACGTGGGAGCGTTCGGGGAGCTCTTGCCGTAG
- a CDS encoding radical SAM protein, with the protein MTDASAATLARAPRVLLVDPYVARDDPMERKFVELYPSLGLLTLGAYLRDHGLEVAMVDLTFERDARAVVARLRSFRPDVVGVHTKTLTRDRAIEIAQMARREGAFAVAGGPDAATRPADYLAAGFDAVAPGEGEGVLVDLARRVASGEDPSGIAGLAVRREGRLVRGPARPFLPDLDALPLPAWDLVDMEAYLGRWQRSSGERRAAVLTSRGCPFDCSWCSKPTFGRTFRQQSPERVVAELRALQERYRVDYVRFCDDVFGISRPWIDRLLHLLEEERLHLAWECLARVDLLKPDLLHRMRAAGLARVYVGVESGSQKMLDLMNRGTRLAQVERTAEALRREGIRQFWFLMLGYPGETLEDIEATLRLFRRFSPEEYSVSIAVPVPGTRFHDAVRDRLTGRRRPTRGSGGRTLLYEAAYPETLYRWEQARFGLESALGRARGRISPRVVERIGHVADRFHEKVATPLLTGERASGRRSTKPAG; encoded by the coding sequence ATGACTGACGCGTCCGCGGCGACGCTCGCACGCGCCCCCCGGGTGCTGCTCGTGGACCCGTACGTCGCGCGCGACGATCCGATGGAGCGCAAGTTCGTCGAGCTGTACCCGTCGCTCGGTCTGCTCACCCTGGGTGCCTACCTGCGCGACCATGGCCTCGAGGTCGCCATGGTCGACCTCACCTTCGAGCGAGATGCGCGTGCGGTCGTGGCGCGCCTGCGCTCGTTCCGGCCGGACGTGGTGGGCGTCCACACCAAGACCCTCACTCGTGACCGGGCGATCGAGATCGCCCAGATGGCACGACGCGAAGGTGCGTTCGCGGTCGCCGGCGGCCCGGATGCCGCCACGCGCCCGGCCGACTACCTCGCGGCCGGCTTCGACGCGGTCGCTCCCGGCGAGGGCGAAGGCGTTCTCGTGGACCTCGCGCGCCGGGTCGCGTCCGGCGAGGATCCGTCCGGGATCGCCGGGCTCGCGGTGCGGCGCGAGGGCCGGCTGGTGCGCGGACCCGCCCGCCCGTTCCTCCCCGACCTCGATGCGCTGCCACTGCCCGCCTGGGACCTGGTCGACATGGAGGCGTATCTGGGTCGGTGGCAGCGCTCGAGCGGCGAGCGCCGCGCGGCGGTCCTGACCTCGCGGGGCTGTCCGTTCGACTGCTCCTGGTGCTCCAAGCCGACCTTTGGCCGGACGTTCCGGCAGCAATCGCCCGAGCGGGTCGTCGCGGAGCTGCGCGCGCTCCAAGAGCGCTATCGCGTGGACTATGTCCGCTTCTGCGACGACGTCTTCGGCATCTCGAGGCCGTGGATCGACCGGCTCCTGCACCTGCTCGAGGAGGAGCGACTCCACCTGGCCTGGGAGTGCCTCGCGCGGGTCGACCTGCTCAAGCCGGATCTCCTGCACCGGATGCGGGCCGCGGGCCTCGCGCGCGTCTACGTCGGCGTCGAGTCCGGCAGCCAGAAGATGCTGGACCTGATGAACCGCGGCACCCGGCTCGCCCAGGTCGAGCGCACGGCGGAAGCGCTGCGGCGGGAGGGGATCCGCCAGTTCTGGTTCCTGATGCTCGGCTACCCCGGCGAGACGCTCGAGGACATCGAGGCGACGCTCCGTCTGTTCCGCCGGTTCAGCCCCGAGGAGTACTCGGTCTCTATCGCCGTGCCGGTACCGGGCACGCGCTTCCACGACGCGGTTCGCGACCGGCTGACCGGTCGACGCCGCCCGACCCGCGGTAGCGGCGGCCGGACCCTTCTCTACGAGGCGGCGTATCCCGAGACGCTCTACCGGTGGGAGCAGGCCCGCTTCGGGCTCGAGAGCGCGCTCGGGCGCGCCCGCGGGCGTATCTCCCCGCGGGTGGTGGAACGGATCGGGCACGTGGCCGATCGGTTCCACGAGAAGGTCGCGACCCCCCTACTGACGGGCGAGCGCGCGTCCGGTCGTCGGTCGACGAAGCCCGCGGGCTAG